In Candidatus Eremiobacterota bacterium, a single window of DNA contains:
- a CDS encoding peptidase M15: MPTQLSPHFTLEEFTVSETAAQLGLSNQPTPDMLARLKKLAEHMEHVRTLLGKPISVNSAYRSPAVNKAVGGVPTSAHQQAYAVDFTCAGFGTPYEICKKIAASSMKFDQLIHEKRVWVHLSFAPTMRRQLLTLPPEGGSYVSGINP, from the coding sequence GTGCCTACGCAGCTTTCGCCGCATTTCACGCTCGAAGAGTTCACCGTCTCCGAGACGGCCGCGCAGCTCGGTTTGAGCAATCAGCCGACGCCGGACATGCTGGCCCGGCTCAAAAAGCTCGCGGAGCACATGGAGCACGTGCGCACTCTGCTGGGGAAGCCCATCTCGGTGAACAGCGCGTACCGCAGCCCGGCGGTGAACAAGGCCGTCGGCGGCGTTCCGACCAGCGCGCACCAGCAGGCGTACGCGGTCGACTTCACCTGCGCGGGGTTCGGCACGCCGTACGAGATCTGCAAGAAGATCGCCGCCTCGAGCATGAAATTCGACCAGCTCATCCACGAGAAGCGCGTGTGGGTGCACCTCTCCTTCGCGCCGACGATGCGCCGGCAGCTGCTGACCCTTCCGCCCGAGGGTGGAAGCTACGTCTCCGGGATCAATCCCTAG
- a CDS encoding Glu/Leu/Phe/Val dehydrogenase yields the protein MAQLLDRSAAQSTLNVWGMAQSQLDDVAALIGLDPSVHRYMREPKRVLTVSIPVRMDSGEFRMFEGYRVQHNMARGPGKGGIRFHPAVTLDEVKALAMWMTWKCALVNLPFGGAKGGVICDPKSLSLHELENLTRRYTSEISIIIGPEKDIPAPDVYTTPQIMAWIMDTYSMQKGYSIPGVVTGKPLQIGGSLGRDKATARGCLYVVNEAMRALELDVAGARVAIQGFGNAGLHASELMAAAGYSIVAVSDSTGGVANPNGLDVKGLIAYKMETGSVVGFRGGERIDNRDVLEYPCEVLIPAALEKVITAQNAPRIRAKIVAEAANGPTLPEADEILFERGIMILPDILANAGGVTVSYFEWVQDLQENFWEEDEINERLRKKMVRAFNETLEQAQRRKVNMRRGAYCVAIERVAEATEMRGVYP from the coding sequence ATGGCGCAACTGCTCGACCGCTCGGCTGCTCAATCGACGCTGAACGTCTGGGGGATGGCGCAGAGCCAGCTCGACGACGTCGCCGCGCTGATCGGACTCGACCCCTCGGTGCACCGCTACATGCGCGAGCCGAAGCGCGTGCTGACGGTGTCGATCCCGGTGCGCATGGACTCCGGGGAGTTCCGGATGTTCGAGGGCTACCGCGTGCAGCACAACATGGCGCGCGGGCCCGGCAAGGGCGGAATTCGCTTCCATCCCGCCGTGACGCTCGACGAAGTGAAGGCGCTCGCGATGTGGATGACCTGGAAGTGCGCGCTGGTGAACCTGCCGTTCGGCGGCGCGAAGGGCGGGGTGATCTGCGATCCCAAGTCGCTCTCGCTGCACGAGCTGGAGAACCTCACCCGCCGCTACACCTCGGAGATCTCGATCATCATCGGGCCCGAGAAAGATATTCCGGCGCCCGACGTCTACACGACGCCGCAGATCATGGCCTGGATCATGGACACCTACTCGATGCAGAAAGGCTACTCGATCCCCGGCGTCGTCACCGGCAAGCCGCTGCAGATCGGCGGTTCGCTCGGGCGCGACAAGGCGACGGCGCGCGGCTGCCTCTACGTCGTGAACGAAGCGATGCGCGCGCTCGAGCTGGACGTCGCCGGCGCGCGCGTCGCAATCCAAGGCTTCGGCAACGCGGGGCTCCATGCGAGCGAATTGATGGCCGCCGCCGGCTACTCGATCGTCGCGGTCTCCGACTCGACGGGCGGCGTCGCGAACCCGAACGGACTCGACGTCAAGGGGCTCATCGCGTACAAGATGGAGACGGGTTCGGTGGTCGGCTTCCGCGGCGGCGAGCGCATCGACAACCGCGACGTGCTGGAGTACCCGTGCGAGGTGCTTATCCCGGCCGCGCTCGAGAAGGTGATCACCGCGCAGAATGCGCCGCGCATCCGCGCGAAAATCGTCGCCGAAGCGGCGAACGGGCCGACGCTTCCCGAGGCGGACGAGATCCTGTTCGAACGCGGCATCATGATCTTGCCGGACATCCTCGCCAACGCCGGCGGCGTCACGGTCTCGTACTTCGAGTGGGTTCAGGACCTCCAGGAGAACTTCTGGGAAGAGGACGAGATCAACGAGCGCTTGCGCAAGAAGATGGTGCGCGCGTTCAACGAGACGCTCGAGCAGGCGCAGCGGCGCAAGGTCAACATGCGCCGCGGCGCCTACTGCGTGGCGATCGAGCGCGTCGCCGAAGCGACCGAGATGCGCGGCGTCTATCCGTAG
- a CDS encoding Hsp20/alpha crystallin family protein yields MYGSNRPGRSWLSEIFGFDPTGLVHNPQAYGFEIERTDEGFRIEVPVPGFRPEEINVTIEDRQLTIEGRGERRRFTRTVVLPEEIDADSIQANVEHGLLTLTLPLHPKMQPRRIEVRVGGQELKNVSGTTEQTGTSEQTGQAGQTVQSVSGETQGQGTRTAQETPSS; encoded by the coding sequence ATGTACGGTTCGAATCGCCCGGGACGGTCGTGGCTGAGCGAGATCTTCGGCTTCGACCCAACCGGTTTGGTCCACAACCCGCAGGCGTACGGGTTCGAGATCGAGCGGACGGACGAGGGCTTCCGGATCGAGGTCCCGGTACCCGGCTTCCGGCCCGAGGAGATCAACGTCACGATCGAAGACCGGCAGCTCACGATCGAAGGACGCGGCGAACGGCGGCGTTTCACGCGCACGGTGGTGCTGCCCGAAGAGATCGACGCGGACAGCATTCAGGCGAACGTCGAGCACGGCTTGCTGACGCTCACGCTCCCGCTCCATCCGAAGATGCAGCCGCGCCGCATCGAGGTTCGCGTCGGCGGTCAGGAGCTCAAGAACGTCTCGGGAACGACTGAGCAGACCGGGACCAGCGAACAGACCGGCCAGGCGGGACAGACGGTGCAAAGCGTCTCGGGCGAGACGCAAGGCCAGGGCACCCGCACGGCGCAGGAAACGCCGAGCTCGTAG
- a CDS encoding aldehyde dehydrogenase family protein — MEVGARPLPLNSAELDNDVATLRAHADAWARLGIAGKIRHLRAMRAQTVKVASEWVALAADAKGIAGTPLAGEEWMSGPWPLLTMLDRLAATLGGIALNGTPPLPERAKHTRPDGQVIVDVFPVDASDRMLLNGLRAEVWMEPGVTRETLRDNMASFYREREPNGTVTLVLGAGNVASIPPLDVLYALYAHGSAVMLKLNPVNAYLAPVFGRIFSSLVEEGFVRITGGGADVGAYLVAHPSIDAIHLTGGERTHDAIVFGAGADGAARKRERRPVVTKRVTSELGNVTPVIVVPGPWSEADLTFQAAHVATQKLHNAGANCIAAQVLITAESWNLAPRFLAKVRAALETAPPRPSYYPGSAERVKNVEHEHPEAQTAGIPPDGIHRTYVDGLDPSNASEPLFCTEAFAPVLAQTALPGADAAEFLRHAVTFCNERLHGTLGAAILIHPRTVRELGAAFEDALAALRYGCITVNTWPGVGFTLATASWGAYPGNTLDNVGSGIGIVHNAYLFDKPQKTIVRAPFAPFPRSLADGERTLLPTPPWFVTHRHADSVGRHLFAYTAKPSFLRLAATAIAALRVGSKWHLLTRTPHIAKRLSPRLKFTE; from the coding sequence AATGACGTGGCGACGCTGCGCGCGCACGCCGACGCGTGGGCGCGGCTCGGGATCGCGGGAAAGATTCGGCACCTGCGCGCGATGCGCGCGCAGACGGTGAAGGTCGCGAGCGAGTGGGTCGCGCTGGCGGCGGACGCCAAAGGGATCGCCGGGACGCCGCTCGCCGGCGAAGAGTGGATGTCGGGGCCGTGGCCGCTGTTGACCATGCTCGACCGGCTCGCCGCGACGCTCGGCGGGATCGCGCTGAACGGCACGCCGCCGCTTCCGGAGCGCGCGAAGCACACGCGTCCCGACGGCCAGGTGATCGTCGACGTGTTTCCAGTCGACGCCTCCGACCGCATGCTGCTGAACGGCTTGCGCGCCGAAGTGTGGATGGAGCCCGGCGTGACGCGCGAGACGCTGCGGGACAATATGGCGAGCTTCTACCGCGAGCGCGAACCGAATGGCACGGTGACGCTGGTGCTCGGCGCGGGAAACGTCGCCAGCATCCCGCCGCTCGACGTGCTCTACGCGCTGTACGCGCACGGCAGCGCCGTGATGCTGAAGCTGAACCCGGTCAATGCCTACCTGGCGCCGGTCTTCGGGCGCATCTTCTCCTCGCTGGTCGAGGAAGGCTTCGTGCGCATTACCGGCGGCGGTGCCGACGTAGGCGCGTACCTGGTGGCGCATCCGTCGATCGACGCGATCCACCTGACCGGCGGCGAGCGCACGCACGACGCGATCGTGTTCGGCGCCGGCGCGGACGGCGCAGCGCGCAAGCGCGAGCGGCGCCCGGTGGTGACGAAGCGGGTGACCAGCGAGCTCGGCAACGTCACGCCGGTGATCGTCGTGCCCGGCCCGTGGAGCGAGGCCGACTTGACGTTCCAAGCCGCGCACGTCGCGACGCAGAAGCTGCACAACGCGGGCGCGAACTGCATCGCCGCGCAAGTGCTGATCACCGCCGAGTCGTGGAACCTCGCGCCGCGCTTTCTCGCGAAAGTCCGCGCTGCGCTGGAGACCGCGCCGCCGCGACCGTCGTACTACCCGGGTTCCGCCGAGCGCGTGAAAAACGTCGAGCACGAACACCCGGAAGCGCAGACCGCCGGTATCCCGCCGGACGGAATTCATCGGACGTACGTCGACGGACTAGACCCGTCGAACGCCTCCGAGCCGTTGTTCTGCACCGAAGCGTTCGCACCAGTGCTCGCACAGACCGCGCTGCCGGGCGCGGATGCCGCAGAATTCCTGCGCCACGCGGTGACGTTCTGTAACGAGCGCCTCCACGGCACCCTCGGCGCGGCGATTCTGATCCACCCGCGCACCGTGCGCGAGCTCGGAGCCGCCTTCGAAGACGCGCTGGCGGCGCTGCGTTATGGCTGCATCACGGTGAACACCTGGCCCGGCGTCGGCTTCACGCTCGCAACCGCCAGCTGGGGCGCCTATCCCGGCAACACGCTAGACAATGTCGGCAGCGGCATCGGCATCGTCCACAACGCCTACCTCTTCGACAAACCGCAGAAGACCATCGTCCGCGCTCCCTTCGCGCCGTTCCCGCGCTCACTCGCCGACGGCGAACGCACCCTGCTCCCGACCCCGCCCTGGTTCGTCACCCATCGCCACGCCGACAGCGTCGGCCGCCACCTCTTCGCCTACACCGCAAAACCGTCATTCCTGCGTCTAGCCGCAACGGCGATCGCAGCACTGCGCGTAGGATCGAAGTGGCACCTACTGACTCGCACGCCTCACATCGCCAAGCGCTTGTCGCCGCGCCTTAAGTTCACCGAGTAA